The Theropithecus gelada isolate Dixy chromosome 3, Tgel_1.0, whole genome shotgun sequence genomic sequence ATGATAATAGCCAACCTCAAAAGGATAGCTACTGTATGATTTAGTTTATGTAGCAGTCTTAATCTAATTATAGAGATGATAAAATTGCGTAgagctacacacacacatgagtACATGTATAACTATTGAAAACTGAACTAGCAGTATGAGTGTACAATGTTAATTTATTAGTTTTGATATTGTAATACAGTTGTATAAAATGTTAACTTTGGAGAAGGCTAGGGGAAGAGTGCAATAGATTTCCCTGTACCTCCTTCACAACTGCCtgtgaatttataattatttcaaaatagaaagttcagcaaaattaaaaatcttttgtttatCAGGAGCTAAGACAAAGTGAAAAGTTAAGTCATGGAATGGGAGAAGGTATTTaatatattcaacaaataatgaatgaccaaaatgtataaagaattcctataactcaataataaaaaggcacactttttttttttttttttttttttttgtgagacggagtctcgctctgccgcccaggctggagtgcagtggccggatctcagctcactgcaagctccgcctcccgggttcacgccattctcctgcctcagcctccggagtagctgggactacaggtgcccgccaccacgcctggctaattttttgtattttcagtagagatgggttttcaccgtgttagccaggatggtctcgatctcttgatctcatgatccgcccgcctcggcctcccaaagtgcagcacattaattttttaagtgagCAAAGGATGAGAACAGACAacttcaaaagagaaaattgacACACGTGAAAACTGACTAAAAATCACTGGaatcaaagaaatgcaacttTAGACAATAGTGAGATATTAATTTGCATCTAGCATACAGAAAACTTGGTCTTTCAATATCAAGTGTGGGTGAGCTTGTAAGGTAGCTTCTGCCTAGAAATAGAAAAGCccgatttttctttttcttttcttttgagagggagtctcgctctgtcgcccaggctggagttcagtggcacgatttcggctcactgcaagctccgcctccagggttcaagtgattctcccacctcagcctcctgagtagctgggattacctgtgcgtgccaccacacccggctaattttttgtgtagttttagtagagatggggtttcatcatgttggtcagggtggtcttgaattcctgacctcgtgatccgcctgcctcagcctcccaaagtgctgggattacaggtgtgagccaccccgcccggcctgaTTTTCCTAATTCTATCTGAGTTTATAGAACCTAAGTCTCGCTACACAATGCATGATAACTATTTTTAATCAAATAGTAAATACTTACGCAACTATACACTTGGAATGAATTGGATACATAATTTAAATTCTGCTTAACAAATTCTCAGTCACCAAAGGTTACATTTAcaatatatccaaatatatagtggatgcattttttctttttctaatacaaGCTAATAAGTTTTAGCAGTTGAacagtagaaaattaaaatattttcattgcagtCCTACGTGTTGGCTGAGTTATAATGATAAAcagtaagaaaagaaacagaattagaTTTAATAGAAGCACCTACAAGATTAGATATTTATTCAGGAAAAACCAGAGGTCGTCTTGACTGATTGATCATATGGTTGAAAGAGACATGAAGAGCCAAAGCTAGGACTTGGGAGTGTACATGAAAGGATAGCTGAATCTGCTAATAGACATCAGGATACAGATTTGTAATCAAAACTCCCAACAAGTTAGGGAATAAATGTGTCTTGGCCCTTCATAAAAGAAGCAGGTGATTTAATCTGCCTTGCCAGTAACCggaataaatgtttgctttcataagcaacaaaagaaaactttatgagtgcaaagaaatgaaacagctaataaaagtaaaactttacAGGCACCAAAGCTCTATTTCCATACCATGTTAAATGTTAAATGACTAATAGTACTAATTGTTCTATGCTGTTTGGAAGAAATATACCTTTACTATTCCTAAATCCTTCCTAGGAGTAGTAATTTTGGGCTAAAATTATCCCTTGGCTCTCAGTAATCCCAATTGACATCATCACTTGGAAAGTGTCaggaaactgaaggaaatagTTCCTGCTCTTGGTTTGTGTAACCTATTTTTCAAAAGCCTAGGGTATACTGTTCTTtcccagagagggaaaggaaaggaatttcAGAGTGAGGATGCTGATATACTTTAGGAAGTTGCTACAGGTTACAGGCACCTCTCTGGCTTGATAGTAAGGTATACCTACATGTCTAAGTGGGAGAAAAGATCCAGTCAAGGAGAAATATTGGCTTCCGGTGCCACATTGAAAATTGCAGGTCAAGTTAATAACTAAGTCCATTTGAGCTAGAGCTAACCAGCaagggtttttccatgtttttcttttggcTCAAACTTGGAGCAATTTTGACCCAAAGATGGAGGAGAAAGCAGGAGAATGctcaaggagagaaagaaaggtccctttttttttgaggtttggGCTTCAGGTACCCTTGTTATGAACTTCAGCAGGAGTTATACTCTGGCATGTTGCCCCTGCAGGATGAAACCACTGAAGGAAAGCTCACTGTGAAAAcgtaagccacagactgggaaaagGTATTTGCAACACATATCACCAACCATGAATAAAggccagaatatatgaagaattcctacacatcagtaagaaaaagaccaACTAATCTTTAAAGTGGGCAAAGATTCACTGGtgcctttggaggagaagaaaaagagccATGTTTGACCCAGGCCTGCTGGAAAATGCTGGTAAGCATGAGTGCAGAGAACCAAGTGTCTGCACCAATGCCACAGAACTGGAGTAGTGCCGTGCCCAAGACCTGGAGAGCACATGGGAGATGTAGCTCTGTGCAGGTTAAGTACTGGTCCTCAAAGCCAGGGCTGGCCTGGCCACTATGCTGCGGAGAGGCAGGGCACCCTTCCTGATCCCCAACTCAGTCTTTTCTTCAAGGCTACTCCTACAGGAACACTATTAAGAAGATCTAAATGATGATAAACTAGGAAAGTACTAACATAGATGTGGCTTGGCCTTGTTCCTGACTCAGATAATGTGACTTCTGTCAATGTTATAGGAATTCTACCTGCTCAGTTTCTAAATAGTTAAGGTTAGATCAAACACATTCCTGAGGTCAGAACTCAGCACTCTAAACCGTTGATGCAGAGAGCTGGATTGGAGATGTGATCTGTCGAACCACCTAATCTTCTCAATCATATTCCAAGCCCAATCATATTCCACACCCAAAAGATTTTGGggagaaatataaaagttaatgGATGAAAAGTGCCTTCTTAAATCACCAACACTCATCTTCCcaagataaaactttatttgaagCATCAAGCAATATACTGAAAGAAGTGTCATGCTCAAGTAATGCTCATATTTCCATAATTGCACCTTTGATACTCTCTGCCCTCTTAAAAAAGACTGCATAGTGAGCAAAGATGAGTAGCACATATGCTTTTCTACATAACCCTATCTATATGGTGCTTAAGAAAGTCtccttttaatttcattcttccttccttaaAAAGCATGTTGGTTTTTtctgggaaaacaaacaaactagttTTTCCACTTAGGATGCAGTTTCTCCCAAGTTATTTATGAAATAACGCAGCTGCCTTTTTCTTTAAAGGGATTCTTGTCTTCTGGAATTCCCTTTACTAGAGGATCCTCTCCAGAACGTTCTTCAATATAgttctttatttcttcagaaCATTTAGACACcttaagtacagaaaaaaaaaagaatatattaggTTATGGTTGTTTAAACTTTGTCCCTACCCCTAAATGAAATTAGTATAACTGAATACAagcagtttttaaacatttttttacatatatatatttgtgtgtatatatattatatatgatacatatataaaatctgGGTTCTGCActctcatatttttattatattactatATCTATGATACAATCTatgtaaaacatatttcttaCTGTTGGTCGTTGGTCAAattcaaaaatgtttgaaagtCACTGCATTAAATAAATCATCTCCAgcaatttttttccattgtgtctcATATGATTTCCTTCCTCTGCTAAAATACAATTATGACACATCTACAATATTTTAGGAACTgaaatataatcttattttaatttttcatgctAATGAGCAGGTGCAGTAGTAGATAATCCCCAAATGTTTTGGGGTGTAAAATGCCACGATTCTCACTTATGGGTGTGTGTcatgttctgaaatttcacaaaATGATAGAAGCTTTAGAAAAAGCCTGACTCTGGAAAGATTGGAGTTGTCCAAATATTGCACTCTGTGTTGCTCCTCAGAATTTCTTCCTGCTGCATGAGGGCAATGATCATAATAAAGACTTAGATTCTGAGACTTATTAGGCTTATCTGAGAAGAAATTTTTTCTGCGATGGAGAAAAAATTGAATAATGTCTTCAAAAAGTCTATTCTTACAAGAATCGTTTCTTCAAAAAGTCTATCTATCCTTAAAAGACAGGTTGCAagaatgagtttaaaaaaaaagaataaaagcaaaataaaagaaattagggTCTTAATGAAGCCCTGTGTTGCTAGTAAGAAATTTACAGTAAAAATTACAGAAGTACCagcaaatttaatttaatttaattaattaattaatttgtttttgagacggagtctcgctctgtcacccaggctggagtgcagtgacatgatcacggctcactgcaaagcTCCagctgccgggttcacgccactctcttgcctcagcctcccgagtagctaggactacaggcgcccacgaccacggcctgctaattttgtttcaccgtgttagccaggatggtctcgatctcctgacctcgtgatccggccgcctcggcatcccaaagtgctgggattacagaagtgagccactgcgctgggccacACCAGCAAATTTAAATGGAGACCTAGGAAAACTGGGCAAATGTTCCCACTGAATCAGTAATCTAAATTAGTAACCTCAAACTGTTTTAATGGTTACTACTAAAACATGTTTGCATATGTATCCCAAAATGAATATAACTTTTAATTACAAATAAGTACAGATACTGTTTTGTTAATACATcatgcaaaattataaaacataaactgGAAATTATTAATGGGTGAGgtttaaaactaaacaaaaatagaaatgctaATATTTTACTTCCACATCCCAAATGATTATCCTTTGCAAAAAAGTGTGGAAGCCTCTGACCTCAAATTGAAAACTAGGTGATACAGTTCTGTGACTTAAAATCtggcaaaataaaatctttcaggTACAATTCTTTCAGGTAACATTTGCTCTCAATTGTTGCTGACATTCAGAGTGCATACATTTTAAGTGAATTTTCAGAGTTGATAATGCACGTGTCCATAACCTAGGGTCTGTGGTCCCAAGTTAATTTATGGACAAGATTCATGCTCCCTACATTGAATCTTTTCTTACAAGGTTTTTTCATTAGGTTTCAGAAGAGGTCTGCAACCTCCAAATGTGAGTAATTACTCCTTCGATACATTTCCTTCTGTAATCAAGAGGATATGTTTGATAAACATTTAACTACAGCCAGAATAGAACTTGCAAGTTTTGTCTGGGCCTGAGTTAAGGACTGAACACGTAGCCTAGATGTTAACTATTTATTGACTGAATAATGGACTGGGCATGAGAAGAAGAATGTTTTAGTACCTGCCCTATCACTATCTATCTCTGTGGTCTTAAATGAGGAGCTCGTTAGCCTTTGTGGGACTCaagttttttttaatccttaaagTGAGGGAGGTGAATGATCTCTAAGCATTCAGCAGTAACCATGTATAATTCCAAGTGTATAATCAAAtgtcttaatattatttttgagatttagATGCCTCTTTCTGTATTTCCTAAGGACACACATGTACCCAAAGTTTTTTCTCCCTCTGGCATACACTTTAGGTTTCTGGAGGTGGGAAGTTGATGCCACAGGCCGTGTCCTAAAGGGTCAGGCTGGCTAGCAGGGAGAAATTGCTAATGAATGATACAGTCAATTTTTACATAGTCAGTTGCATCCACATCCCTGTTCAATAGTTAACTTAAAACTCTGGATAAGTAGAAGacacttgtcttttttcctaagTTCTGCACAGTGATACCAAATATTAAGATATTAGAACCTTGCATAGGCAATGCTGTATTTCAGTGCTGTACTTCAGTATATGAAACTCTGTTTAATATGTAACTCCTAAGGTTTATTGTGTGAACATATCTAAGTGGCCAACACTTGCTGTACCGGCAACTTTGCCATCCATAAAATGGGTCCCTTAAGGTGTCAAGAAGCATGCTTATTGAGTGGGTAGTGTAActtccttcttttcccctttaaaCACATTGGTATTTTTAAAGCTACAAACCATTAACATGATAGAGGGGACATCTCATTATAAAAGCTAGGAAGAGCAGGGATTTGGATGTGAAAGGTtaaatttgagaaaagaaatatgtaaaaagtaaaacacaaaaatgcCTGCATCTTCTAATCATCACTCAAGAGTAAAGACTCTTGCCCTTACCAGATTCATTACAACTAGAACAGGAAGGCAAGTGAGCATATTATAATGCTTcatttccattgtttttcttaatttttttctagtgctAAACCATAATAAATAAGATCAGTTCAAAATTTTCTTGCTGAAAAGGAAAGGTTAATTATCTTTAAACAATATCTATTCAAAGACTTTTCCTAGTCTACAGGATGCCTGACTGAGTTAAAACAGGAAGAGAGATTAGTGTCTAAAGGAAGGTCCTGATGACCAGTAAGAAATTGAAGTAAAACTTACAAAACTTATAAAACCAAGACGTTTCAGT encodes the following:
- the GNG11 gene encoding guanine nucleotide-binding protein G(I)/G(S)/G(O) subunit gamma-11, with product MPALHIEDLPEKEKLKMEVEQLRKEVKLQRQQVSKCSEEIKNYIEERSGEDPLVKGIPEDKNPFKEKGSCVIS